DNA from Amycolatopsis sp. DSM 110486:
TGGCTTCGCCCATTCTGTTCGCCGCCGCCGACAAAAAGCGTCAGGCCGGCCGGTAGGTGAGGAGAACGAGGCTTTCGCCGACGGTCCTCGTGGCCACGAGCCGCATCGGTTTCACCCCGCTCGTCTCGCCGAAAAGCCGTTCGCCCGCGCCGACCACGACCGGGTAGGTCATCAGGCGCAGCTCGTCGACGAGGTCCTGCTCGGCCAGCCTGTGCGCCAGCCGGCCGCTGCCGTAGACGACGAGGTCACCGTCCACCTCCTGTTTGAGATTCGGGACTTCCTCGGCCTTCAGGACCGTGGAGTTGGTCCACTCCGGACCGTCGAGCGCGGAGGAGGAGACGACGTACTTCGGCAGCTCGCGCAACCGGTCCGCCCAGGCGCCGTCGCGGGACCCCCAGCCCCGCGCGACGAACCACGCGTAGGTGCGCCGCCCCATCAGCAGGGCCGCGGCGCTCACCGCCTCTTCGAACTCGACTTCCGCCCACGCTGCCCGGTCCGCGTCCCCGATGCACGTGAACCAGCTGCCCCGTCCGAGGCCGTCCTCGCCGGTCGGATCCTGGATGACTCCGTCGAGCGAGACGTTTTCACTGATGACGATCTTTCCCATGGCCGTTCTCCCTTGTTCTCGGCTGTCGGGGATACCGACGCCGCGGGATCCGCAAAAGTGGCGCACCGCCCCCTTCGCGCCCCGGCCGGCGTCGAGACAGGATGAGAACGCAGACCGGAGAGAGGTGGCCATGGAACGGGCGAGGATCGACCTGATCAGCCGGGCGCGGGGCGGCGACGGCGAGGCTTTCCGGGCGCTGACCGAACCGCACCGCCGCGAGCTGCAGGTGCACTGTTACCGGATGCTCGGCTCGTTCCAG
Protein-coding regions in this window:
- a CDS encoding dihydrofolate reductase family protein, with the translated sequence MGKIVISENVSLDGVIQDPTGEDGLGRGSWFTCIGDADRAAWAEVEFEEAVSAAALLMGRRTYAWFVARGWGSRDGAWADRLRELPKYVVSSSALDGPEWTNSTVLKAEEVPNLKQEVDGDLVVYGSGRLAHRLAEQDLVDELRLMTYPVVVGAGERLFGETSGVKPMRLVATRTVGESLVLLTYRPA